From the Sphingomonas sabuli genome, the window GCGCGAACCACGGCTTCGGTGCCCAGGTCGACCGTCAGGGTCTCGCCTGCATTCTTGGTCGCGGCGACCCAGAAGGTGCGCGGATTTTCGTCGGTCACCGTGCCGGCGGTGAAGGTATCCCGAGTGGACGAGGCGGTGGCCGCAGCGCGATAGGACAGCAGCATCCAGCCGGTGAACAGGCTGTCCGGATCCTCCACCTTCGAAGTCGGCGCGAAGAAAGGGAAATCGGCGAAGCGCGACGTGAACGCCATCTGGCCGTCGGGATAGATCCGCCCGGGGATGAGATCAATGCGCCGTTCGAACGTCCAGTTGTAGCCGATCCACGGCGTGCCGCTGTTCCACCAATTTCCGTACCGGTCCTGAAAGCTTGAGCCGTGGCCAGCACCCTGGACGAAGCCGCCGGGCTTGTATGCGATCGGGTTGTAGGGCGCGTAGGTGAACGGGCCGAGCGGTTTGTCCGAGACGTAAACGCCGTTGGCGTAGGCGTTAAACTCGGTCCCCGGCGCGCCATACTGCAGATAGTAAGTGTCGCCGGCCTTGTTCATCCAGGCGCCCTCGACATAAGGCTTGGTCGGCTGGCCGTTGGCGAGAAGGCCGCTATGGTCCTGACCGAAGCGCTCCCATCCGTGGTCTTCGGGCTTGAGCACGAACAGATGTTCGGCCGGCGTCTGGTAGATGATCCGCCCGCCTTCGAACGCGATCTTCCGGCCGTAGACCGGAAATACGTTGGACGATCCCCAATAAAGGTAGATCTGCCCGTCTTCCTTGAACAAGCCGGGATCCCACGGGCCTGGCGGGACCTCGTTGGGCTTCATCTCCTCGGGCGACTTGTCGGCGGTATTCGGCTGGGTGTCGATGCGGCGGACGAGATAGTCGAGCTTGCCCGTTTCCGGCGCATCGGAAACGTAGATCGACGTCGGCTGGGTGAAGCTGTGCGAGGGCTGGAGAATAAGCCGGTCGCCGTCCGACAGCAGCGCGGGAGCCACCACGCCGCCGTTCGGCCATTGGCTGGGCGTAATGAATGTCCAGGTGATGAGGTCGGTCGACCGCCAATAGCCGTCGGCGAGCGTCAGGAAGAGGTAATAGGCCCCCTTGTGATTGACGATCGCGGGGTCGGCGCCGGTGCGATAGGAAACGTCGCCGTTCACCTGCTCGAAATTGTAGCGATAGTCGATGTCGACGGGGTTGATGATCGTGCGCTGCTGCGCGGCCGCCGACGCGCCTTGGGCAAGGCCGGCAGCCAGGGCGATCGCGGCGCTGGCGGTGCGAAAATTCATGTCACTGTCCCCTGACGAAAAAGTTGGCGGTCAACCGGCCGGTGCGCGTATCGGGCGTCAGCGGCATGGCGTCGGTGATGATTCCGGAGTGCAGCAGGCTACCCTGGTATATCACCATCCGGTCCGGCACCGCGTCGACCGCACCGATCTGCTCGAAATGCGCATTTGACCCCTGGATATAGCCGGCCGGCTCTTCGCCCTTGCCGCCCTCGGCCTCGGCGAAGGCGACAAAGCGGTCGACGTTGGCGTCGTCGATCCGCTCGATCCGCGTGCTGCGCTGGCGAAAGAAGGCCGTGCCGCTGGGCGCGGGAATGCGCAAATAATGGAGCAGCGCGATATAATCCTGCTCGGTCGTGTCGAAATGCGGCGCGCGCTGCGGGACACGCAATTTTTCGGGCGGGCTGCAGACGATCGAGAAGCTGGCTTCGACCAGTTCGAACCGCTCGATGCCGAAGGCGCCGGCAATGAACGGCGCAGCTGCCTCGCAGCTTTTACGCGCATAGTCCCAAGCCGCGCCATCGTCGCTGCCGATGACCCGCCGGACGCCGGGATAATATCCGTGGTCGACCGGCGGAAATGGCGCCAGGTCGTCGGCCAGCGCGGCGATCGCGCCCGCGTCGCCGGAGAATTCGTCGATTGCCACGACCGCGCTTTGCGTATCGCCGAAGCGATGAAGGCTTGGCCTCACTGCACTCCCTGCCGGGAAGGCGGACGTTGCCGTCCCCCTTCCCCAGTCATCGCCGTCAGAACTTGTAGGTGAAGCCGGCCTGGAACTGACGCTGGTCGTTGCCGACCTGCCCGTTCTCGGTCAGCGGCGGCGGGTTGCCACCGCCCGCGCCCCAGCTCGAATAGGTGCGGTTGAGCCAGTTGAAGACATTGAACGCTTGGAAGTCGATCGTCGCTTCGTGACCCCACGGCGTCTTGAACGTCTTGGCGACGCGCATGTCGAGACGCTTGTAGGCAATGTCCTTCTTCGGGAAATAGACGCCGCCCATGTTGGCGTAGCAGCAGGCGCCCTGCGGCACCGGTCCGGTCAGCCCGGTCCATGGCGCAACGATGTTGCCGAACGCCGGACCCGACGACAGGTTGAGAATGCCCGACACGGTGAAGCCGAACGGAGCGCGCCAGTTGACCGAGGTCACCGACCGCCACTTGGCAATCCCGTTGACGTAGTTCCAGCCGTAGGTGTCGAGGTTCGGACCGTTGTAGAATTCGTCGCTGTTCAGCTCCTGCGCGACGTTGCTGCGAGCGCGCTGCAGGGTCAGCGCCTGGGTGAAGCCCCAGGTCGACTGCTCCGTAAACGGCTTCTCGATCTGCAGGAACAAGGCGTCGAGCCGGGCGCGACCATTGTTGAGACCGCGGTTCAGCTTGCCGTTGAAGCCGGGCAGCTGGCCGGTCGTCGCCGGGCAATTCGGGAACGGCCCGTTTGGCGTAAAGTCGATGATCCACTGATCGCCGCCGTTCATGCAGCCGTCCGGCGTCAGCACCACGGTGTACCAGCCGTTGCTGTAGAAGTTCGACCGCGCGAACATCGAGATGTTGTGCGATTCGATGTGGCTGTAGGTCAGCGTGGTGTTGATCTCGCCAAAGCGCTTGCGCACGCCAAGGTCGAACTGATCCGAATAGGGCAACCGCACCTTGTTCGGCAGAACCCAAACCGCGCCGCCGGTGAAGCCCTGGCCGGCCGCATAGGCCCGCAGCGCTTCGGGGTCGGAACAATAAGCGGGCGGAGCACCGCTCGCGCATTCCGTCAGCGGCACCGTCAGGACGACGTTTGCATTCTGCTGCTGTTCGATCACGCCCTGGATGAACAGGTTGCGATCGTAATAGCGGCCGATACCGCCGAAGAAGATCAGGTCGCCGTCACCGCGGACGTCATAGGCTGCACCGATGCGCGGCTGGAACGCCCCGTAGAACGGCTTCCGGTTGCTGCCATTCGAAATGTAATCCTCGGGATCGATGCCGCGCGCGGCCCAGCCCGGATAATTACGCAGCGCGTCGGCAATGGCCGCGGGCGTAACGTAATTCTTGTTGTTGGGATTGCTTTCGAAGTCCCAGCGAATGCCGGCGTTGACGGTCCAATGGTCGTCCGGCTTCCATTCGTCGGTGATGTAGATGCCAAGCTGCGTGCTCTTGGCCTTCAGGCCCGGCGCCGGGTTGACGTTGATACGCCCGGCAAACGGCGTTGCCGTGGTGATGTCGAACGGACCACAAGAAGAGACGGTCTGGTCGCACGGATTGGAGACGAAATAGGTGCCGTTGAAATTGGCCGCCTCGATCCGGTTCAAGTTGTAAAAGACCGCCTGGCCGCCGGCCTTGAGCGTGTGGGCGCCGCGACGCCAGGTGGCATCTTCGCGCAGCGTCAGGCTCTTGATCGTATCGTCCTGCTCGAAGCCGTTGGCGCCCAGCTCGACGATCCGCGACCCCGTGTCCGTCCCGTTCGACAGGACGTATTCGGGCCCGTCCGAGACGTTCGGCGCGCCCTGCGTCGCCTTGTCATAGGAGATGTTGACGAAGTTGGTGAAGTCGCCGGCGCTGTGCCGCCACTGCAGCTGGTAGCGATCCTGGTTCGTTCGAAGCAGGTGGCCGTGTTCCTGCACGGCGGTGCCGCCAAAGTCCGCAAGGTTGCTTTGCCGGCGGCGATACGCGCTCAAGTTGACCGTATCGTCGGGCGTCGCGAACCAGGTCAGCTTGCCGAAATAGAGTCGCTGCTTGAATTCGAGCGAAACCGCGCTGTTGATCTGGTCGCGGATGTTCTGCGGGATCACCGTCGCCACATCGTTGAACGTTGCCGGCGGACGCTTCTGATTGGTCCCTTCGACCGCAACGTAGAAGCTCAGCTTTTCCGGGATGATCGGCCCGCCGAAATCGCCGCCGAACTGGGTGCGGCTGGAATCGCGCTTGGGCACGTTGTTCTTCTTGTCGAAATAGGGTCGTTCGACCATCCATTCCGGCTGCCAGTCGACGAACACCGACCCGTGGAACTTGTTGCCGCCGGTCTTGGTGATCGCGCTCAGCAGGGCCGACGCCGACTGGCCGTTTTCGGCACCGAAGTTCTGCGTCTGAAGTTGGTATTCCTGGATCGCGATCTGCGGGAACGGGTTACCGAAATCGCCGAAGTTCTGCCCCAGCATACCGCCGTGGTTGATCGGGTTCTTGAAGCTCATCCCGTCGAGCAGGATGTTGGCGTTCTGCGGCGCGAGCGCGCCGGCCTGCAGCTGCTGTGCGCCGCTCGGCGAGATGAGTTCGACACCCGGAGCAAGCTGCGCGAAGCTGAGGAAGTTGCGCTGGTTCTGCGGCAGGTTTTCGATCTGCGACGGCGTGATGTTGGTCGACACCGCTTGCGGCGTCGACTGCTGCCGCACGCGCCGTCCGGTAACGACGATCGCGCCGGCTTCACCGGTCGCGGTAGTCGTCGCCGCGGTTTCGAAATCGACGATCGACGTTTGCCCGATCAACAGCGTCGTCTGTTGCGCCGGCTTGCCGTCGACGGCAACCGAATAGGTCGACGGACGCAGCCCGTAGATGGCGTAATTGCCTTCCGCATCGACGGTGCCGGTGACGGTCTGGCCCGTGTTGGTGTCGGTCGCGACGACCGTGGTCCCGGCCGCGGCGCCATCGACATGGCCCTGCAGGTTGGCCGAAGAATCCTGTGCGAACGCAGGCTGGGCCATCATCAAGGCGACGACGACCGCCCCCGTTGAAACGCTCGAAATATACCGCCGCTTTGACTGAAACATGCTCACAATGCCCTCTCCCCAAAAGGTGCATGTAACCGGTTACACAACAGAGTAGACCGGCACCGCCATCAAACAAGCCGAGCGAATCGACGGCTGTCAATTGCCAAATTGAAACTGCGGGATTTTTCGGCCGCGCTATGGCTCGAATGTGACTCCGCTCAACTGCGCGCGGGATAGTTGATGGTGAAATTCATGCGCGGCGGCGCGACTGGCGCAGCCTGCGGCGCGGCGCCTTTCAGCAACGACTCGATGACCGCGGCATGGTCCGGCAAATCTCTGGCGACATCACCGATGACGTCGGCCAAATCGTCGAGAAAGCCGAACAACGCATCGTCGTCCACGAATTGCGTGACCGGATCGGCGCGCATGTCGAGGCCTTGCCCGATCAGCACCTGAACCCAGCTTTCCTCCGCAAACAGTTCCGCCGCCTGGTGCTTGAAGAAACGGCCCGACGACCGGAACAGGTCGAGCCGTTCGGCGAGCGTGTCCGGAACCGGCATTTCGCGCACATAATCCCAGAAGGGTTCGCCGCTGCGGCGCGTGACTTTGTAATGCGCGATGACGAAATCGCGCACGTCTTCCATCTCGATCCGTGCCTGCAGGTTGAACTCGTCGACATCGGCCTGGCTGATGCCTTCGGCCGGGAACAGCGCAAGCAGCCGGTGCACCGCAGTCTGAATGAGGTGGATGCTGGTCGATTCCAGCGGTTCCAGAAAACCCGCCGACAGGCCGACGGCAAGCACGTTCTTTTCCCACACCCGCACGCGCCGCCCGGGCTGAAAGCGCACCGGACGGGGATCGGCCAGCGGCTTGCCGTCGAGGTTAGCGAGCAGGACGTCGGCCGCCGCATCGTCGCTCATCAGCGACGACGCATAGACATGGCCGTTGCCGATGCGATGTTGCAGCGGAATGCGCCATTGCCACCCGGCGGTACGGGCGGTGGCACGGGTGTAAGGCGTCAACGGCGAAACGCTTTCGCACGGCACCGCCTGGGCCCGGTCGCACAGCAGCCACTGGCTCCAGTCTTCATAGTCGACGCCCAGTGCCCCGCCGATCAGCAGGGCGCGCATGCCCGAACAATCGACGAAAAAGTCGCCGTCGACCGTGCGCCCGTCGGCCAGCGTGACCGACGCGATGCTGCCGTCGTCCGCCTTGGTGACGTCGACGATCTTCCCCTCGACCCGCTCGACGCCACGCTCTTCCGATTTTGTGCGCAGCAAACGGGCGATCAGCGACGCGTCGAAATGATACGCGTAATCGAGATCGGCGAGCGGCGATTGCGGATTGCGCGCGTCGGCAAAGGCAAATCGGTTTTCGAGCGCGGCAAGGCAGTTGAGCGAATAATGGTCGAAGCTCTTCACCCGGCCCGGGTCGCGCGCCCGAGCAGCCAGCCACAATTGATGCGGGTGCAGCCACAACATGTCGCGGCCGATCTTGCCGAAGCCGTGGATGTACGCTTCCCCCGGCGCGCCCCAGTCGACGAACTGGATGCCCATCTTGAACGTCGCCATGGAATGTTCGAGCACGTCGCGCAGCTCGATCCCGGCCAGCGCGAAATAGTTGCGAATGTGCGGAATGGTCGCTTCGCCGACCCCGATCGTCCCGATCTCTTCGGATTCGACCAGCCGGATCTTCACCTTGCTCAGCCATTGCGACAGCACCGCGGCGGTCATCCAGCCGGCGGTGCCGCCGCCGACGATGGTGATGCTTCGTACCGGGTTATTGGGAGCCGCCATCCTGAGCCCTTGCGATCCTTTTCACGCCCGTGCGGCGCGCGCGCATGGAAGCGGGCGCGGCGGTGCGATGCAAGCGCCTAGGCGCTGGCGCGGTTTTTGCGAAAGATGGCGAAGATGATCAGCAGGAACGCGGTCAACCGGATGAGGAAGACGGAGCTGCGCTCTTCGAGCGGAAGGCCGCCGAGCGCGAGAACCGTCTGGCCCAGCCCGAGGAGAAAGAAGGCGAACGCGAACAGCAGGAACAAGGGATCGCGGACCTTGTCCCAGAAGCGCAGGAAGAACAGGCCGGAGATAACGAACCCGCAGGCCGCGACGCCGGAAAGGAAGCTAAGCAATTCCATCCGTCACTCCTTTTCCAAGTCCCAGATGAACCCGAACAGCAATACGGCAACCGCCGCCACGGCCAGCAGAAGGCGCCACAATTGCAGGTCGAAATCGGGCACCACGAGCATGTCGACAACGAGCAGCAGGTTACTTGCTGCCAGCAGCACGAAACACAGGCAGCTCCACAACAGCAGCCGCGCGCCGCTGCGCGCATAGCTGCGCGCCAGCAGCCAGGCGCAGGCGCTGCTGGTCAGGAAACACAGCGTGTAGACGATGGTTGGAAAGAGGTCGGCCATGATCAATCTTTCCGCAATTTGAAGGCATCGGCGAACGCGGTGATCCCGCCGGCCGATGACGTGACGATCATACGCCGCACCTGATTGGGCTTGGACGCGTACAGCCGTTCGGCATCGGCGACCAAGCGATCGACCGTATCCGACACGGGCGTATATTCCGCGCCGCCTTCCGACGTGCTGGCCAGTCCTCCGGCGATCAGAGAGTCGAGCGATTGGGACACCACCAATTCGCTGGCGCGCAAGGATTCGATCAATTCGCCACGCGACCAGGGCCGCTTGTCGCTCTTCAGAAGCAGGAGCAGCTCCAGCGTCCAGACAGACGGAAAGCTGGCACTGATGAAGCTGGAAAGATCGTCGCTGGAAGGCACTGTGGCGTAATATGGTCCCGCTGAATTGAGCCCGGCACCTAACGGGGGCGGTGCGGGGTGATCAACCCATAGGTCGATGAATCGGGGCATTTTTCAGCGAGCGTAAAGCGAAACGTCTGATATGGAACGGGTCACGGCCGCCGGGGGGAGGCAGGCCTCGCCACGGCGGGGCAGATCGAACACGGAGTGTTGAGTGAACGCCAAAACCTCTCGCAAATCCCTTGAGCGCCAGCAGCTCGTTTCGGCGCTCCGCGCCCTTCGCCGCGGCGATTTCAGCGTTCGCCTGCCCGAAGATTTCACCGGGTCCGACGGAGAGATCGCGAGCCTGTTTAACGAGGTCGTTGCGCTCAACGAGGACATGACGGCCGAGTTCGAGCGGCTGTCCCACGTCGTCGGCAAGGAAGGCAAGATCACGCAGCGCGGGCGCGTCAAGAATGCGCGCGGCGGGTGGGAAACCGCCGTCCGCTCGGTCAACGAGCTGATCGAGGACATGGTCCAGCCGACCGCCGAAGTCGCGCGCGTCATCGGCGCCGTCGCCAAGGGCGACCTGTCGCAATCGATGACCGTCGAAATCGACGGCCGCCCGCTGCGCGGCGAATTCCTGCGCATCGGCAAGGTCGTCAACACGATGGTCGAACAGCTTGCCTCGTTCGCGTCCGAAGTGACGCGCGTGGCGCGCGAAGTGGGTTCCGAAGGCAAGCTGGGCGGCCAGGCGCGGGTGAAGGGCGTTGCCGGCACCTGGAAGGACCTGACCGACAACGTCAACGCGATGGCGACCAACCTCACCAGCCAGGTGCGTAACATCGCCGAAGTGACCACCGCGGTCGCCTCGGGCGACTTGTCGAAGAAGATCACGGTCGAGGTGAAGGGCGAGATCCTGGAACTGAAAAACACCATCAATACGATGGTCGACCAGCTCAACTCCTTCGCATCCGAAGTGACCCGCGTGGCCCGCGAAGTGGGTACCGAGGGCAAACTGGGCGGCCAGGCGCGCGTCGAAGGCGTCGGCGGCACGTGGAAGGATTTGACCGACAACGTGAACCTGATGGCCGACAATCTGACCGGCCAGGTGCGCAACATTGCCGAAGTGACCACCGCGGTCGCCTCGGGCGACCTGTCGAAGAAGATCACCGTCGACGTGAAGGGCGAGATTCTCGAGCTCAAGAACACCATCAACACGATGGTCGATCAGCTCAACTCGTTCGCATCCGAAGTGACCCGCGTGGCCCGCGAAGTGGGTACCGAAGGTAAGCTGGGCGGGCAGGCGCAGGTGCCGGGCGTCGCCGGAACCTGGAAGGACCTGACCGACAACGTCAACCTGATGGCCGAAAACCTCACCGGCCAGGTGCGCAACATCGCCGAAGTCACCACCGCGGTCGCCTCGGGCGATCTGTCCAAGAAGATCACCGTCGATGTGAAGGGCGAAATCCTCGAGCTTAAGAACACCATCAACACGATGGTCGATCAGCTCAACGGTTTCGCTTCGGAAGTGACCCGCGTGGCGCGCGAAGTGGGTACGGAGGGCAAGCTGGGCGGCCAGGCGGAGGTGCCCGGGGTCGCCGGAACGTGGGCCGACCTTACCGATAACGTGAATTCGATGGCCGAAAATCTAACCGGTCAGGTTCGTAATATTGCCGACGTCACCACCGCCGTTGCGCGCGGCGACCTGTCCAAGAAGATCACCGTCGAGGTGAAGGGCGAGATCCTGGCGTTGAAGAACACCATCAATACGATGGTCGACCAGCTCAACGGCTTCGCTTCGGAAGTGACGCGCGTGGCGCGCGAAGTGGGCTCGGAAGGGAAACTCGGCGGGCAGGCCAAGGTGGAAGGCGTCGCCGGCACCTGGGCCGACCTCACCGACAACGTGAACCTGATGGCCGGCAATCTGACCGGGCAGGTCCGCAACATCGCCGAAGTGACGACCGCGGTGGCCCGCGGCGACTTGTCGAAGAAGATCACGGTCGACGTGAAGGGCGAGATCGCGGAGCTTAAGAGCACAATCAACACCATGGTCGACCAGCTTAACTCCTTCGCGTCCGAGGTTACTCGCGTGGCCCGCGAAGTGGGTTCGGAAGGAAAGCTCGGCGGGCAGGCAAAGGTCGAAGGCGTCGCCGGCACCTGGGCCGACCTGACCGACAACGTCAACGCCATGGCCGCCAACCTGACCGGCCAGGTGCGCAACATCGCCGAAGTGACGACCGCGGTGGCGCTGGGCGATCTGTCCAAGAAGATCACCGTCGACGTGAAGGGCGAGATCCTCGAGCTCAAGAACACGATCAACACCATGGTCGACCAGCTCAACGGCTTTGCTTCGGAAGTGACCCGCGTGGCCCGCGAAGTGGGTACCGAGGGTAAGCTGGGCGGCCAGGCGCAGGTGCGCGGAGTCGCCGGCACGTGGAAGGACCTTACCGACAACGTGAATTCGATGGCCGAAAATCTAACCGGTCAGGTTCGCAATATCGCCGACGTCACCACCGCGGTGGCGAAGGGCGACCTGTCGAAGAAGATCACCGTCGAGGTGAAGGGCGAAATCCTTCAGCTCAAGGATACGATCAACACCATGGTCGACCAGCTGAACGCCTTCGCCTCCGAAGTGACGCGCGTGGCGCGCGAAGTCGGCACCGAAGGCAAGCTGGGCGGCCAGGCGCAGGTGCCGGGCGTCGGCGGCACGTGGAAGGACCTGACCGACAACGTCAACCTGATGGCGACCAACCTGACCAACCAGGTGCGCGGCATCGCCGACGTCGTCACCGCGGTTGCGCAGGGCAATCTGAAGCGCAAGCTGACGCTCGCCGCCAAGGGCGAGATCGCGGCGCTGGCCGAAACCATCAACTTCATGATCGATACGCTGTCGACCTTTGGCGACCAGGTCACGAACATGGCGCGCGAAGTGGGTATCGAAGGCCGGCTGGGCGGCCAGGCCAAGGTGCCGGGCGCCGCGGGCCTGTGGCGCGACCTGACCGACAACGTCAACCAGCTTGCCGCCAACCTCACCAACCAGGTGCGCTCGATCGCCGACGTGGCCACCGCCGTGACCAAGGGCGACTTGACTCGGTCCATCGCCGTTGAGGCGTCCGGCGAAATGGCCGCGCTGAAAGACAACATCAACGAGATGATCGGCAATCTCAAAGACCAGACGCTGAAGAATGCCGAGCAGGACTGGCTCAAGACCAACCTCGCCCGCTTCAGCCGGATGCTGCAGGGCGAACGCGACCTGACCACCGTGTCCAACCTGATCATGAGCGAGCTCGCGCCGCTGGTGAACGCGCAATATGGCGTCTTCTACGTCACCAAGCGCGACGAGGAGGACACCAAGCTTGAGCTGGTCGCCAGCTACGGCGCGGAAAATCCCGAGCAGCTGAAGAAGGAATTCGAGTTGCGCGAAGGGCTGGTCGGCCAGGCCGCCGCCGACAAGCGCCCGATCCTGCTCAAGGACACGCCGTCGGATTTCCTCCGCATCGGCTCCGGACTCGGCCACGCCAAGGCCGCCAACGTGAACATCCTGCCCGCCCTGTTCGAGGACGAGGTCAAGGCCGTCATCGAACTGGCGTCGTTCAGCGAGTTCAACGAAACCCACCAGAACTTCCTCGACCAGTTGATGGAATCGATCGGCATCGTGTTGAACACGATCGCCGCGACCATGCGTACCGAGGGCCTGCTGACGCAGTCGCAGCTGCTTACGCAGGAGCTTCAGGCGCGCCAGACCGAACTGACCACCAAGCAGGAAGAATTGCACAACACCAACGAGGAGCTGCAGGAGAAAGCGCAGCTGCTCGAGAACGAGAAGAAGCAGGTCGAAGCGAAGAATATCGAAATCGACATGGCCCGCCGCGCCATCGAGGAGAAAGCGGAGCAGCTGGCGCTGACGTCCAAATACAAGTCGGAGTTCCTGGCCAACATGAGCCACGAATTGCGCACGCCGCTCAACTCGCTGCTGATCCTGTCCAAGCTGCTCAGCGAAAATCCGCAGGGCAACCTCAACGCCAAGCAGGTCGAGTTCGCCAAGACGATCAACTCCGCCGGGTCCGACCTGCTCAGCCTGATCAACGACATTCTCGACCTGTCGAAGATCGAATCCGGAACGGTGACAATCGAGATCGGCGATATGCCGCTGGCGACGCTCAAGCAGCACATGGAACGGACCTTCCGCCAGTTGGCCGCCGACAAGGAGCTCGATTTCAACGTCAACTTCGATCCCAAGCTGCCCGAGGCGATCCGCACCGACGAGAAGCGGCTGCAGCAGATCGTTCTCAACCTGCTGTCCAACGCCTTCAAATTTACCGCCAAGGGCGGCGTCACGCTGGACGTCAGCTGCGCCACCGGCGGCTGGAGCCCGACCCACCCGGTGCTGCGCAATGCCGATACGGCGATCGAGATTTCGGTCACCGACACCGGCATCGGCATCCCGGTCGACAAGCAGAAGCTGATTTTCGAGGCGTTCCAGCAAGCCGACGGTACAACCAGCCGCAAGTACGGCGGCACCGGCCTTGGACTTTCCATCAGCCGCGAGATCGCGCGCCTGCTCGGCGGCGAACTCAAGGTCACCTCGAAACCCGGCGAAGGCTCGACCTTCTCCCTGTTCGTGCCGTTCAAGGCGTCTTCGGCCAAGCTGATCTCGGCACGGCCCGGAACGTTGGAGCCGGACGAGCACGGCACGTCGGTACCGACCGCTTTGCCGACCGGCTTCGAGGTTCCCGACGATCGCGACGACCTTGGCACCGACCCGTTCGTAATGATCGTCGAGGACGATACCACTTTTGCATCCCTGCTGCTCGAGCTGGCCCGCGAGGTCGGTTTGAAGGGCGTCGTGTCCAGCGCCGGGGCGGGGACTTTGGCGCTTGCCCGCAAGCTCAAGCCGGGCGCGATCACGCTCGACCTTGGGCTCAGCGACATCGACGGGTTCGTCCTGCTCGACCTGCTCAAGCATGACCCGGAGACGGCGCACGTTCCGATCCAGGTGATCTCCGGCCGCGACCACATGCGCTCCGCGGTCGACCTTGGCGCCTTTGGCGTAACCGAAAAGCCGGCCAGCCGCGAAGATCTGTCGGCACTGTTCACCGCGCTGCGCAAGGAAGCGGAGAAGGCCGCCAAGAAGGGCAAGCCCAAGAAGAAGGCGGATGCGACCGAGACCGCCGACCGCAACGCGGTCGAACTGGCCAGCGCCAAAGTGCTGATCGTCGACGACGACATCCGCAACATCTTCTCGTTGACCAGCGTGCTCGAAAGCTACGGCGTCGAGGTGCTTCATGCGGAGCGCGGCCGCGAGGGCATCAACATCCTTGAAAAGACTCCCGACATCGACGTCGCGCTGATCGACATCATGATGCCGGAAATGGACGGCTATGAAACGATGCGCGAGATCCGGCGCCGCCCCGACATCGGGGAACTGCCGCTGATCGCGGTCACCGCAAAGGCGATGAAGGGCGACCGCCAGAAGTGCCTGGATGCGGGCGCGTCCGACTATATCGCCAAGCCGGTCGACCTCGAGCTGCTGATGGCCCTGCTGCGCGTGTGGATCGCCCGGTCGCGCGAGACGGCTCAAACCCCGCCCTCCGTCGTTGAGGCTGCAGAGTAGACCTTAAGACATGGGGAAATCGGTGAAGACCGCGTCGGCAGAGCCGGTGACAACGACCGGATCGATTCCTGCTGCGGAGCAGGCCGAGCGGGCGCGCGTGCTGGTGGTCGACGACGACCAGCGCAACCTGCTTGCCGTGCGCACCGTGCTGGAGGATGTCGGCGAGATCGTCGAGGCGTCGTCCGGCGAAGAAGCGCTGCGCCATCTGCTCAAGGGCGAATTCGCGGTCATCCTGCTCGACGTGCTGATGCCGGGCATCGACGGGTACGAAACCGCCGAGATTATCCGCAGCCGCGAGCAGACCAAGCGAATCCCGATCGTATTCCTGTCCGCCGTCAACAAGGACGCCGAACACCTGCTGCGCGGCTACGAAATGGGCGCCGTTGACTATGTCTTCAAACCAGTCGACCCGGTCGTGTTGCGGTCGAAGGTGGCGGTGTTCGTCGACCTGTTCGCCAAGACCAAGGAGATCGAACGCAAGGCGCGGCATGAACAGGCCCTGCTCGACGCGGCATTGCGGGCCAACAGCGAGCGGTTGAAGGCGGAAAAAGGCCTTCGGCAGGCGGAGCAGCGTCAGGCCGCGATCATCCAGTCCCTGCCGATCGTGCTCTATCTCGAGCCGCTCGAATGCGAG encodes:
- a CDS encoding tryptophan halogenase family protein, producing the protein MAAPNNPVRSITIVGGGTAGWMTAAVLSQWLSKVKIRLVESEEIGTIGVGEATIPHIRNYFALAGIELRDVLEHSMATFKMGIQFVDWGAPGEAYIHGFGKIGRDMLWLHPHQLWLAARARDPGRVKSFDHYSLNCLAALENRFAFADARNPQSPLADLDYAYHFDASLIARLLRTKSEERGVERVEGKIVDVTKADDGSIASVTLADGRTVDGDFFVDCSGMRALLIGGALGVDYEDWSQWLLCDRAQAVPCESVSPLTPYTRATARTAGWQWRIPLQHRIGNGHVYASSLMSDDAAADVLLANLDGKPLADPRPVRFQPGRRVRVWEKNVLAVGLSAGFLEPLESTSIHLIQTAVHRLLALFPAEGISQADVDEFNLQARIEMEDVRDFVIAHYKVTRRSGEPFWDYVREMPVPDTLAERLDLFRSSGRFFKHQAAELFAEESWVQVLIGQGLDMRADPVTQFVDDDALFGFLDDLADVIGDVARDLPDHAAVIESLLKGAAPQAAPVAPPRMNFTINYPARS
- a CDS encoding DUF5985 family protein; translation: MELLSFLSGVAACGFVISGLFFLRFWDKVRDPLFLLFAFAFFLLGLGQTVLALGGLPLEERSSVFLIRLTAFLLIIFAIFRKNRASA
- a CDS encoding DUF5985 family protein; this translates as MADLFPTIVYTLCFLTSSACAWLLARSYARSGARLLLWSCLCFVLLAASNLLLVVDMLVVPDFDLQLWRLLLAVAAVAVLLFGFIWDLEKE